In endosymbiont of unidentified scaly snail isolate Monju, the following are encoded in one genomic region:
- a CDS encoding ATP-binding cassette domain-containing protein, with protein MCLRYGPDQPPALDGIDLVLPPGSLTLVRGESGAGKSSLIHLLLRFRDPSTGRICHAGIDLREHRSEDWRARIALVAQHTELIAGTLRDNLLLGRPEADEQQLDAACEQARILDFVRGLPEGYDTWIGETGVRLSGGQARRIAIARALLRDAPLLLLDEPTEGLDRATEREVIAALRPLLAGRTVLLVSHRRLDLPTPDQVLTLSAGRLRAMPPADTDG; from the coding sequence GTGTGCCTGCGCTACGGCCCCGATCAGCCGCCCGCCCTGGACGGGATCGACCTGGTCCTGCCGCCCGGGAGCCTTACCCTGGTACGCGGCGAGAGCGGAGCCGGCAAGAGTTCGCTGATCCATCTGCTGCTGCGCTTCCGCGACCCGAGCACCGGGCGCATCTGCCACGCGGGTATCGACCTGCGCGAACACCGCAGCGAGGACTGGCGTGCGCGCATCGCCCTGGTCGCCCAGCACACCGAGCTGATCGCCGGCACCCTGCGCGACAACCTGCTGCTGGGCCGGCCAGAGGCTGACGAGCAGCAACTCGACGCCGCCTGCGAACAGGCGCGCATCCTCGATTTCGTGCGTGGTCTGCCCGAGGGCTACGACACCTGGATCGGCGAGACTGGCGTGCGCCTTTCAGGCGGCCAGGCGCGGCGCATCGCCATCGCCCGCGCCCTGTTGCGCGATGCGCCCCTGCTGCTGCTCGACGAACCCACCGAGGGGCTGGACCGCGCCACCGAGCGCGAGGTGATCGCCGCCCTGCGGCCGCTGCTCGCGGGGCGTACCGTGCTGCTGGTCAGTCACCGCCGGCTCGACCTGCCGACACCCGACCAGGTGCTGACCTTGAGCGCCGGGCGCCTGCGCGCCATGCCTCCGGCCGACACGGATGGCTGA
- a CDS encoding EAL domain-containing protein, with amino-acid sequence MVVVDDDLAQAKFAASVLSKAGMEVRTVTDPMQILDQLREFRPNLILMDIYMPRVSGIELTSVIREYNEFVNLPIVFLSGEQDTDKQVDALSVGGDDFITKPIRPRQLIAVVENRIRRSQMLFETGQGPQYGRCTLTQTQFLDRIAAQLSTDPMRTQAHAVLLLRPDQMHKLEGLEGIADLITELEEVVAKELGANDALARLDDETLGILVRRSNTNPIHDLCSRLHETVTRHTFTLCDEQRTLTIAIGMALAQKLGNEAPEMISRARLALQHALADGPGKTVTHDESLEKQLAAASEAAVAASQDITQILRDRLANDEIRLFYQPMLDLVDPGTEAWEIQPRLPTATGELLPLQDLRKEIERAGLADQVDTWLLGRALDILKQRRNDGHKTRLFIPQSAISLHNPDYPEWVSEELRDRRMVGTGLVLQFRLSALSHDLKAAKQAIGQLHAMDIRVCLSHFAEKSAAFKVLRYVRGNFIRIAPRLLKADKETITTVINEAHRANARVVVSNIDDPRAIDLHWSSGADLLQGDFIQQAMETMEYDFTQVVI; translated from the coding sequence GTGGTGGTGGTCGACGACGATCTGGCACAGGCCAAGTTTGCGGCTTCGGTACTGTCCAAGGCCGGCATGGAGGTCCGGACGGTGACCGATCCAATGCAGATACTCGACCAGTTGCGCGAATTTCGGCCCAACCTCATCCTGATGGATATCTACATGCCACGGGTCAGCGGTATCGAACTCACCTCGGTGATCAGGGAATACAACGAGTTCGTGAACCTCCCCATCGTCTTCCTCTCGGGCGAACAGGATACCGACAAGCAGGTAGACGCCTTGAGCGTCGGAGGTGACGACTTCATCACCAAGCCCATTCGCCCCCGGCAGCTGATCGCGGTAGTCGAGAACCGCATCCGCCGCTCGCAGATGCTCTTCGAAACCGGCCAGGGCCCTCAGTACGGCCGTTGCACACTCACCCAGACCCAGTTTCTGGACCGGATCGCTGCCCAACTGAGCACCGATCCCATGCGCACCCAGGCGCACGCCGTTCTGCTGCTGCGACCCGACCAGATGCACAAGCTGGAAGGACTGGAAGGGATAGCCGACCTGATCACCGAGCTCGAAGAGGTGGTGGCCAAGGAGCTGGGCGCCAACGACGCCCTGGCTCGCCTGGATGACGAGACGCTCGGTATCCTGGTCCGACGCTCGAATACCAACCCCATCCACGACCTGTGTTCACGTCTCCACGAGACGGTCACTCGACACACCTTCACCCTCTGCGACGAACAGCGGACCCTGACCATTGCCATCGGCATGGCCCTGGCACAAAAGCTCGGAAACGAAGCCCCGGAAATGATCAGCCGTGCCAGGCTGGCACTGCAGCACGCACTCGCTGACGGCCCGGGAAAGACGGTGACCCACGATGAGTCGCTGGAAAAGCAGCTTGCTGCCGCCAGTGAAGCGGCCGTGGCGGCAAGCCAAGATATCACGCAGATCCTGCGCGATCGTCTGGCAAACGACGAGATCAGGCTGTTCTATCAGCCGATGCTCGACCTGGTCGACCCGGGGACCGAAGCCTGGGAGATACAGCCACGTCTGCCGACGGCCACGGGCGAGTTGCTGCCGCTGCAGGACCTGCGCAAGGAAATCGAACGTGCCGGTCTCGCCGACCAGGTCGATACCTGGTTGCTCGGCAGGGCCCTGGATATCCTCAAGCAACGCCGGAACGACGGCCACAAGACCCGCCTGTTCATTCCCCAGTCGGCGATCTCCCTGCACAACCCCGACTACCCGGAGTGGGTGTCCGAAGAGCTGCGCGATCGTCGAATGGTGGGGACCGGCCTGGTGCTGCAATTCCGGCTCTCCGCCCTGTCACACGATCTGAAGGCTGCCAAGCAGGCCATCGGCCAGCTGCACGCAATGGATATCCGTGTCTGTCTGTCACACTTTGCCGAGAAATCCGCGGCCTTCAAGGTGCTGCGCTATGTCCGCGGCAACTTCATCCGCATAGCGCCACGCCTGCTCAAGGCCGACAAGGAAACCATCACCACCGTGATCAACGAGGCCCACCGCGCAAACGCGCGGGTCGTGGTCTCGAATATCGACGACCCACGGGCCATCGACCTGCACTGGTCCTCGGGCGCCGACCTGTTGCAGGGTGATTTCATCCAGCAGGCGATGGAGACCATGGAATATGATTTCACCCAGGTCGTGATCTGA
- a CDS encoding DNA-binding transcriptional response regulator gives MPDRSPDSPPRSDAREADSNALASLTDQVHNIRSLWASQREHWKPETTSELHEQLSRLAEQAEQVGASELAEAAFSAEVYLSSFVGMELPMTPEQREHFDGLLAALDVPLPPLDQQLHGTEPPTSSQPEPPSPNICVLGTLPQAFDAVVSQLGESGFSIQRLDDPAAAIHLLHRRQASAVLADVASIPKMEPLIEEVALIHKNTGRRVPLIYVAENGDLETRIRATRAGGSAFFSPPPLTCRISGNASPYCWGPRRFARLIAWWWSTTIWHRPSLRLRYCPRPAWRSGR, from the coding sequence ATGCCGGATAGATCGCCCGATTCGCCGCCAAGGTCCGATGCCAGGGAAGCTGATTCGAATGCCCTCGCCAGCCTGACCGACCAGGTCCACAACATCCGCTCACTGTGGGCCTCCCAGCGCGAACACTGGAAACCCGAAACCACCAGTGAGCTCCATGAGCAGCTGAGCCGGCTGGCGGAGCAGGCCGAACAGGTCGGGGCGAGCGAGCTGGCCGAGGCAGCCTTCTCTGCCGAGGTCTATCTGAGCTCTTTCGTCGGCATGGAACTGCCGATGACACCCGAACAACGAGAGCACTTCGACGGGCTGCTCGCCGCGCTGGATGTACCGCTGCCGCCTCTGGACCAGCAACTCCACGGTACCGAGCCGCCGACCTCGTCCCAACCCGAACCTCCCTCGCCCAACATCTGTGTCCTGGGCACCCTGCCACAAGCCTTTGATGCTGTCGTCAGCCAACTGGGCGAAAGCGGCTTCTCCATACAGCGACTCGACGACCCGGCCGCGGCCATCCATCTGCTGCATCGCCGTCAGGCGAGTGCAGTGCTGGCGGACGTGGCATCGATCCCGAAGATGGAACCCCTGATCGAAGAGGTTGCCCTCATCCACAAGAACACCGGCCGCCGCGTTCCCCTGATCTACGTAGCGGAAAACGGCGACCTCGAAACCCGGATACGTGCGACCCGTGCGGGCGGCAGCGCCTTCTTCTCCCCCCCCCCTTTGACATGCAGGATATCCGGGAACGCATCGCCGTATTGCTGGGGACCCAGACGCTTCGCGCGCCTTATCGCGTGGTGGTGGTCGACGACGATCTGGCACAGGCCAAGTTTGCGGCTTCGGTACTGTCCAAGGCCGGCATGGAGGTCCGGACGGTGA
- a CDS encoding PhoH family protein, translating to MGLKSRTAKKLFVLDTNVLMHDPTALFRFAEHDIFLPMVVLEELDHAKKGTSEVARNVRQASRFLADLMAHARPEQISAGLPLSGARLIESVDQQAELGHLFFQTHLQPAALPESLPGNVPDNNILGTALALKAMATDRQVVLVSKDINLRIKAAVVGLVAEDYHNDQALDDLDLLFSGQTKLPADFWDRHSRDMESWQEEGRTFYRVSGPDTREWYINQLVYQEGDQPFEAIVRRKEGDDAIIEWIQDFRTSKHSVWGINALNREQNFALNLLMDPEIDFVTLLGTAGTGKTLLALAAGLSQVMDTNRYREIVMTWVTVPVGEDIGFLPGTEEEKMTPWMGALTDNLEVLTQTSGGDWGRAATDELLRSKIRIHSLNFMRGRTFLNKYIILDEAQNLTPNQMKTLITRAGPGTKIICLGNLTQIDTPYLSETTSGLTYVVDRFKSWPHSGHITLTRGERSRLADYASQIL from the coding sequence GTGGGCCTCAAGTCACGCACCGCCAAGAAGCTCTTCGTGCTCGACACCAACGTGTTGATGCACGACCCCACCGCCCTGTTCCGCTTCGCCGAGCACGACATCTTCCTGCCCATGGTGGTGCTCGAGGAACTCGACCACGCCAAGAAGGGCACCTCGGAAGTCGCACGTAACGTGCGCCAGGCAAGCCGCTTCCTGGCTGACTTGATGGCCCATGCCCGCCCCGAACAGATCAGCGCCGGCCTGCCACTGAGCGGCGCGCGCCTGATCGAAAGCGTGGATCAGCAGGCCGAGTTGGGTCACCTGTTCTTCCAGACCCACCTGCAACCAGCCGCCCTGCCCGAGTCACTGCCCGGCAACGTGCCCGACAACAACATCCTGGGCACCGCGCTGGCGCTCAAGGCCATGGCCACCGACCGCCAGGTGGTACTGGTCTCCAAGGACATCAACCTGCGCATCAAGGCCGCGGTGGTGGGGCTTGTCGCCGAGGACTACCACAACGACCAGGCACTGGACGATCTCGACCTGTTGTTCTCGGGTCAGACCAAACTGCCTGCGGACTTCTGGGACCGCCACTCGCGCGACATGGAGTCCTGGCAGGAAGAAGGCCGCACCTTCTACCGCGTCTCCGGACCGGACACCCGCGAGTGGTACATCAACCAGCTGGTCTACCAGGAGGGCGACCAGCCTTTCGAGGCCATCGTGCGCCGCAAGGAAGGCGACGACGCCATCATCGAGTGGATACAGGACTTCCGCACCAGCAAGCATTCGGTGTGGGGCATCAACGCGCTCAACCGTGAGCAGAACTTCGCGCTCAACCTGCTGATGGACCCCGAAATCGACTTCGTCACCCTGCTGGGGACCGCCGGCACCGGCAAGACCCTGCTGGCGTTGGCTGCAGGTCTGTCGCAGGTAATGGACACCAACCGCTACCGTGAGATCGTGATGACCTGGGTAACGGTGCCCGTGGGCGAGGACATCGGTTTCCTGCCCGGCACCGAGGAAGAGAAGATGACGCCCTGGATGGGCGCGCTCACCGACAACCTCGAGGTACTCACCCAGACCAGCGGTGGCGACTGGGGACGTGCCGCCACTGACGAACTGTTGCGCTCAAAGATTCGCATCCATTCGCTCAACTTCATGCGCGGACGCACCTTCCTGAACAAGTACATCATCCTGGACGAGGCGCAGAACCTCACCCCCAACCAGATGAAGACCCTGATCACCCGCGCCGGTCCCGGCACCAAGATCATCTGCCTGGGCAACCTGACGCAGATCGACACCCCCTATCTCTCCGAGACCACCTCGGGGCTGACCTACGTGGTGGACCGGTTCAAGAGCTGGCCGCACAGCGGGCACATCACCCTGACACGCGGTGAGCGCTCACGGCTGGCGGATTACGCCTCGCAGATTCTCTAG
- a CDS encoding galactose-1-phosphate uridylyltransferase produces MSDESNKGVREIRINPIVPTESVLVATARGMRPKKAEERIERDTRTHVDTCPFCRGNEDRTPPEITRWPEQGDWKMRIVPNLYPVLGDDSPSNNIAFGLQQVIDGYGRHEVIIDHPDHGIILHEMSEDHLSALFALFQRRMAELYASDRRLKYVLVFKNFGPAAGASIPHTHSQIIAMPVVPENVQNEVTHSREHHRKFGQCIFCSLIDEALTFEATIYERETGQVRRKINVGQYVIERGERFVAIKPFASRFEWEIHILPLAHEADFLQASEEDLADFARVLRRTMARLDKVVGGVQFNFFLHSVPHGEDYENCGDSYHWHLEICPRTSIPTGFELGSGLFVSTVSPEDAAEALRNVEIDETP; encoded by the coding sequence ATGAGTGACGAGAGCAACAAGGGCGTACGCGAGATCCGCATCAATCCCATCGTCCCCACCGAGTCCGTGCTGGTAGCCACCGCGCGCGGCATGCGTCCCAAGAAGGCCGAGGAACGCATCGAGCGCGACACCCGGACCCACGTGGACACCTGCCCCTTCTGCCGCGGCAACGAGGACCGCACCCCGCCGGAGATCACCCGCTGGCCCGAGCAGGGCGACTGGAAGATGCGCATCGTACCCAATCTCTACCCGGTGCTGGGCGACGACAGCCCGTCCAACAACATCGCCTTCGGCCTGCAGCAGGTGATCGACGGCTACGGTCGCCACGAGGTGATCATCGACCACCCCGACCACGGCATCATCCTCCACGAGATGAGCGAAGACCACCTGAGCGCCCTGTTCGCCCTGTTCCAGCGGCGCATGGCCGAGCTGTACGCCTCGGACCGGCGCCTGAAGTACGTGCTGGTGTTCAAGAACTTCGGTCCCGCCGCCGGCGCCAGCATCCCGCACACCCACAGCCAGATCATCGCCATGCCGGTGGTGCCCGAGAACGTGCAGAACGAGGTCACCCACAGCCGCGAACACCACCGCAAGTTCGGCCAGTGCATCTTCTGCTCGCTGATCGACGAGGCACTCACCTTCGAGGCCACCATCTACGAGCGCGAGACCGGCCAGGTCCGGCGCAAGATCAACGTCGGCCAGTACGTCATCGAGCGTGGCGAACGCTTCGTCGCCATCAAGCCGTTTGCCAGCCGCTTTGAATGGGAGATCCATATCCTGCCACTGGCGCACGAGGCCGACTTCCTCCAGGCCAGCGAAGAAGATCTCGCCGACTTCGCACGCGTGCTGCGGCGCACCATGGCACGACTCGACAAGGTCGTCGGCGGCGTGCAGTTCAACTTCTTCCTGCACTCGGTGCCCCACGGCGAAGACTACGAGAACTGTGGCGACAGCTACCACTGGCACCTCGAGATCTGCCCGCGCACCAGCATCCCCACCGGCTTCGAGCTGGGATCGGGTCTGTTCGTGAGCACCGTCAGCCCCGAAGACGCCGCCGAGGCCCTGCGCAACGTCGAGATCGACGAGACGCCGTAG
- a CDS encoding methylated-DNA--[protein]-cysteine S-methyltransferase: MAAAYQRLEGMVAAWMAREGPPPDAALAALLAPSALARRVRATVPAGRLWRSLVLSWVDPRCEQELAWGCALTPFGEAVLAFDAGALWHLSFTGPGRAAEVLLRRHLPAARFLSQPDPVAAARWAGRAFDTTDAVPLHLRLSGTAFQFRVWQALARIPAGGLCDYGTLAHLAGAPGAARAAGTAMARNPVAWLIPCHRVIRGDGRLGHYQSGAARKGLMLAWEAGVLALPGWSAEAMLRNGVG, encoded by the coding sequence GTGGCAGCCGCTTACCAGCGCCTGGAGGGGATGGTTGCCGCCTGGATGGCGCGGGAAGGACCGCCACCGGACGCGGCGTTGGCGGCGCTGCTGGCACCGTCGGCCCTTGCGCGCCGAGTACGTGCAACCGTGCCGGCAGGCCGGCTCTGGCGATCGCTCGTGCTGTCGTGGGTCGATCCCCGATGTGAACAGGAACTGGCCTGGGGCTGCGCGCTCACCCCCTTCGGCGAGGCGGTGCTCGCCTTCGACGCGGGAGCGCTGTGGCACCTGTCGTTCACCGGGCCGGGACGGGCGGCGGAGGTGCTGTTGCGTCGCCATCTGCCAGCGGCGCGTTTTCTCTCGCAACCCGACCCGGTCGCGGCCGCGCGCTGGGCCGGGCGTGCTTTCGATACGACCGACGCCGTGCCCCTGCACTTGCGGTTGAGCGGGACCGCCTTCCAGTTCCGGGTCTGGCAGGCGCTGGCCCGCATCCCGGCGGGCGGGCTGTGCGACTACGGAACCCTGGCGCACCTGGCCGGCGCCCCGGGCGCCGCACGCGCGGCGGGCACGGCCATGGCGCGCAATCCCGTGGCCTGGCTGATCCCCTGCCACCGGGTGATCCGGGGTGATGGTCGGCTCGGTCATTACCAGTCGGGTGCGGCGCGCAAGGGCCTGATGCTGGCCTGGGAGGCCGGGGTGCTGGCGCTGCCGGGCTGGTCGGCGGAGGCCATGCTGCGCAACGGGGTGGGGTGA
- a CDS encoding ATP-binding protein yields MQNDLEDARKPDSRQGAVTGWSADREALLGALRWAAWVAPLLALAGVGLYLLGMADQAPLQLMGVSAALLMLLGWVSRRVLVSRHRLLLWEAALFSLLALQLAAWLLMPIGIASTHPALQLLGLGAVLLVFLPLLHWLPGFWLLLVLLLTVAVWFDGGLRSWLAVAVVAAAIMGLGGHLLRRELGRARSRDNEARKRGEDLEERLLDADGRVRQANEEVARCRQELAEVRSLAESASRAKTEFLATISHEIRTPLNGILPILDLLQSTELNDEQRRYVRTALNSSRHLLRIINDILDYAKADSGKLELESIELNLEELVRGVLDLMATSAERKGLRLALRIDKDVPRSVRGDPIRLRQILANLVSNAVKFTEKGSITVRIELQRAGRREVELRFSVTDTGIGLSREAAGRLFESFTQADASTTRKHGGTGLGLAICRRLVELMGGRIGVRSRPGQGSTFWFTVSLRRSIHEVPTLRKDLDGIRLLAVLPDAGVRREITQALGQWGVKVEEAAPGAVLARLRDAARLGPSWAFEGVLIDGRGIESQLPALLHGIRDEAGLADLPVIVVIRASEVARRLRESFGVQVIQGGLQTSVLKRLLHRVFDVVGSASYEAQHDDLLGYRDLNIEQETALADTPDSAEGSGGTSGLRVLLVEDNPVNSGVVKRVLDRLGAACEVVENGRLALDRLKQGGVDLVLMDCQMPVMDGYEATRAWREHERKAGGHLPIIAMTANAMHGDREKCLAAGMDDYLAKPVSRKELDAMLGRWGRKGERQRPATSAATGAAETVPTDRRQALLDRSVLEELQEVMGDDLDDLVQTWKDSSAELMQQLRQAAEAGDVEAMIVPAHSLKSSSANVGAMHFSALARTVEHAARQGKTEIALAAWRKMPAIYDATRKVLSGALRTSPGR; encoded by the coding sequence GTGCAGAATGATTTGGAAGATGCCCGCAAGCCAGACTCCCGGCAGGGAGCGGTGACGGGCTGGTCGGCGGATCGTGAGGCCCTGCTGGGGGCTTTGCGCTGGGCGGCCTGGGTGGCGCCGTTGCTGGCACTTGCCGGGGTTGGCCTGTATCTGCTCGGCATGGCAGACCAGGCCCCCTTGCAGCTGATGGGGGTCAGTGCGGCGTTGCTGATGCTGCTGGGATGGGTTTCGCGACGGGTGCTGGTGTCCCGACATCGGCTCCTGTTGTGGGAGGCGGCCCTGTTTTCCCTGCTGGCGCTGCAGCTTGCTGCGTGGTTGCTGATGCCCATCGGTATCGCGAGCACGCATCCGGCCTTGCAGTTGCTCGGCCTGGGGGCCGTATTGCTGGTGTTTCTTCCCCTGTTGCACTGGTTGCCGGGTTTCTGGCTGCTGCTGGTGTTGCTGTTGACGGTGGCAGTCTGGTTCGACGGTGGTCTCCGGTCGTGGCTGGCCGTGGCGGTGGTTGCCGCCGCCATCATGGGACTGGGCGGGCATCTGCTGAGGCGCGAGCTGGGGCGGGCACGCTCCCGTGACAACGAGGCACGAAAACGTGGCGAGGACCTGGAGGAACGGCTGCTCGACGCCGACGGGCGTGTCCGCCAGGCCAACGAAGAGGTTGCGCGTTGTCGCCAGGAGCTGGCCGAGGTGCGCAGTCTGGCCGAGAGTGCCAGTCGCGCGAAGACCGAGTTTCTGGCCACCATCAGCCACGAGATCCGTACCCCGCTGAACGGTATTCTGCCGATCCTCGATCTTCTTCAGAGTACGGAACTGAACGACGAGCAACGGCGCTATGTGCGCACGGCGTTGAATTCGTCCCGGCACCTGCTGCGCATCATCAATGACATCCTGGATTACGCCAAGGCCGATTCCGGCAAGCTGGAACTCGAGAGTATCGAACTGAACCTGGAAGAGCTGGTGCGTGGCGTGCTCGACCTGATGGCCACCAGCGCAGAGCGCAAGGGCCTGCGTCTGGCTCTGCGAATAGACAAGGACGTACCCCGTTCGGTGCGGGGCGACCCCATTCGTCTGCGTCAGATCCTGGCCAACCTGGTGAGTAACGCGGTCAAGTTCACCGAGAAGGGCAGTATCACCGTGCGCATCGAGCTGCAGCGTGCCGGCCGGCGCGAGGTCGAGCTGCGCTTCAGCGTCACCGATACGGGAATCGGCCTGTCTCGCGAGGCGGCAGGGCGTCTGTTCGAATCGTTCACCCAGGCCGACGCCTCGACAACGCGCAAGCACGGGGGTACCGGGCTGGGGCTGGCCATCTGCCGTCGCCTGGTAGAGCTGATGGGGGGACGTATCGGTGTGCGTTCGCGTCCGGGCCAGGGATCCACCTTCTGGTTCACCGTTTCCCTGCGGCGATCCATTCATGAGGTCCCCACCTTGCGCAAGGATCTGGACGGCATACGCCTGCTGGCCGTGTTGCCGGATGCCGGGGTGCGCCGGGAGATTACGCAGGCCCTGGGTCAATGGGGGGTCAAGGTCGAGGAGGCCGCTCCTGGTGCAGTACTGGCTCGCTTGCGCGATGCGGCGCGTCTTGGCCCGAGCTGGGCCTTCGAGGGAGTACTCATCGATGGCCGGGGCATCGAGTCGCAGTTGCCGGCCCTGCTGCACGGCATCCGGGACGAGGCGGGCCTGGCGGACCTGCCCGTGATCGTGGTCATCCGTGCCAGCGAGGTGGCGCGACGCCTGCGTGAGTCGTTCGGTGTGCAGGTGATTCAGGGGGGACTGCAGACTTCCGTACTGAAGCGCTTGCTACATCGGGTATTCGATGTCGTCGGCAGTGCCAGTTACGAGGCCCAGCACGACGATCTCCTGGGCTACCGCGATCTCAACATCGAGCAGGAGACTGCCCTCGCCGATACCCCGGATTCCGCCGAGGGCAGCGGTGGCACTTCCGGTCTGCGGGTGCTGCTGGTCGAGGACAACCCGGTCAATTCCGGTGTGGTCAAGCGGGTGCTGGACCGCCTGGGGGCGGCCTGTGAGGTGGTCGAGAACGGGCGCCTGGCGCTCGACCGGCTGAAACAGGGAGGGGTCGACCTGGTGCTGATGGACTGCCAGATGCCGGTAATGGATGGCTACGAAGCTACCCGGGCCTGGCGCGAGCATGAACGGAAGGCCGGTGGACATCTGCCGATCATCGCCATGACCGCCAATGCCATGCACGGCGACCGTGAGAAGTGCCTGGCTGCCGGCATGGACGATTACCTGGCCAAGCCGGTCTCCCGGAAAGAGCTGGATGCCATGCTGGGCCGCTGGGGAAGGAAAGGCGAGCGACAGCGCCCCGCAACATCTGCGGCGACGGGTGCGGCAGAGACAGTGCCGACAGACCGCCGGCAGGCACTTCTCGACCGTTCGGTGCTCGAGGAGTTGCAGGAGGTAATGGGCGACGATCTGGATGACCTGGTGCAGACCTGGAAGGACAGTTCGGCCGAATTGATGCAGCAGCTGCGTCAGGCGGCCGAGGCCGGGGATGTCGAGGCCATGATCGTACCGGCACACTCGCTCAAGTCGAGTAGCGCCAATGTCGGAGCCATGCACTTCTCGGCGCTGGCCAGGACAGTGGAGCATGCTGCGCGCCAGGGCAAGACCGAGATCGCCCTGGCGGCCTGGCGCAAGATGCCCGCGATCTACGATGCCACGCGCAAGGTGCTCTCGGGGGCTCTCCGAACAAGTCCGGGGCGATGA
- a CDS encoding glycine cleavage system protein R, with translation MPSRNSHLVLSALGKDRPGIVDRLTRAILEADCNILDTRMAVLSGDFAILMSVEAPWDKLARLESQIPELQRELGLTIIADRAEPDARKVDLLPYGVDVVALDQPGIVHNLAAFFSQRGINIEDMTTSSYAAAHTGTPMFAVRMTVGIPATMHIASLREEFMDFCDQLNLDAVLEPVKG, from the coding sequence ATGCCCAGCAGGAACAGCCATCTCGTCCTCTCCGCCCTCGGCAAGGACCGTCCCGGCATCGTCGATCGCCTGACGCGCGCCATCCTCGAGGCGGACTGCAACATCCTCGACACCCGCATGGCCGTACTCAGTGGCGACTTCGCCATCCTGATGTCGGTGGAGGCCCCCTGGGACAAGCTGGCACGGCTCGAAAGCCAGATTCCCGAACTGCAACGCGAGCTGGGACTGACCATCATTGCCGACCGCGCCGAGCCGGATGCCCGCAAGGTAGATCTGCTGCCCTACGGCGTGGACGTGGTCGCGCTGGATCAGCCCGGCATCGTGCACAACCTGGCCGCCTTCTTCTCGCAGCGCGGCATCAACATCGAGGACATGACCACCAGCAGCTATGCCGCGGCGCACACCGGCACGCCCATGTTCGCAGTGCGCATGACCGTGGGCATCCCGGCGACCATGCACATCGCCAGCCTGCGCGAGGAATTCATGGACTTCTGCGACCAACTCAATCTCGATGCCGTACTCGAGCCAGTCAAGGGATAA
- a CDS encoding host attachment protein, which produces MSIWVLVADASRVRLFKALKRNGPLEELRDWTHPESRLHESDLVTDGGGSNSGPGGRHGVAADPVHKPAEAERFAHELVQDLEKARSEGAFSRIYLVASPKVLGLLRKQASTELFDRVSGEIAKDLTTHSAEEIRKQLPPHL; this is translated from the coding sequence ATGAGCATCTGGGTATTGGTAGCCGACGCCAGCCGCGTGCGCCTGTTCAAGGCCCTCAAGCGCAACGGGCCGTTGGAGGAGTTGCGCGACTGGACACACCCCGAGTCCCGCCTGCACGAGAGCGATCTGGTCACCGATGGTGGCGGCAGCAACAGTGGGCCAGGTGGACGACACGGGGTTGCCGCCGATCCCGTGCACAAGCCGGCCGAGGCCGAACGTTTCGCCCACGAACTGGTGCAGGACCTGGAGAAGGCGCGGAGCGAGGGGGCTTTCTCGCGTATCTACCTGGTGGCCTCGCCCAAGGTCCTGGGCCTGTTGCGCAAGCAGGCTTCCACAGAGCTGTTCGATCGGGTCAGTGGGGAGATCGCCAAGGATCTCACGACCCATTCGGCAGAGGAGATTCGCAAGCAGCTGCCGCCTCATCTGTGA